In Anopheles gambiae chromosome 2, idAnoGambNW_F1_1, whole genome shotgun sequence, a single window of DNA contains:
- the LOC1269417 gene encoding protein phosphatase PTC7 homolog, translated as MRSWTTRWLSRALHQNWQAASATAENKPRTYSRFISVVSGFPKNLAQSKYKPGKMGDDAWFIANTKTADVLGVADGVGGWRSYGIDPGEFAMVLMRNCERLVKFSRFDPIKPVNLIASGFRDLQDNRKCILGSSTACIVVFNREDSSIYTANIGDSGFIIVRKGEIVHRSEEQQHYFNTPFQLSLPPPGHTDVLSDRPESANTTTFPVCNGDVILVATDGVFDNVPIKLLVDTLQRVEGENDQVKLQMCANSIALMARSLSFDSKFLSPFSVNARRNNINAMGGKPDDITVVLATVAL; from the exons ATGCGATCCTGGACGACACGATGGCTTTCCCGAGCGTTGCACCAGAATTGGCAAGCTGCAAGCGCCACTGCGGAAAACAAGCCCCGCACCTACTCGCGCTTCATCTCCGTCGTCAGTGGCTTCCCGAAGAACCTGGCCCAGTCAAAGTACAAGCCTGGTAAGATGGGGGACGATGCGTGGTTCATCGCCAACACCAAAACAGCCGACGTCCTCG GTGTCGCTGATGGGGTCGGCGGATGGCGCAGTTATGGAATTGATCCGGGCGAGTTTGCGATGGTGCTGATGAGGAACTGCGAACGGTTGGTAAAGTTTTCCCGCTTCGATCCCATCAAGCCAGTGAACCTGATTGCGTCCGGATTCCGGGATCTGCAGGACAACAGGAAATGCATTCTGG GTAGCAGTACTGCCTGTATAGTGGTGTTTAATCGCGAAGACAGTAGCATTTACACGGCCAACATCGGCGACAGCGGCTTCATCATAGTGCGCAAGGGTGAAATAGTGCATCGCagcgaggagcagcagcactacTTCAACACCCCGTTCCAGCTCTCCCTACCCCCGCCCGGCCATACCGATGTGTTGAGCGATAGGCCCGAGTCGGCCAACACGACCACTTTTCCCGTGTGCAACGGGGACGTCATACTCGTCGCCACGGACGGTGTGTTTGATAATGTTCCGATCAAGCTGCTAGTCGACACTCTCCAGCGG GTGGAAGGAGAAAACGATCAAGTCAAGTTACAGATGTGTGCAAATTCGATTGCGCTAATGGCAAGATCGCTGTCGTTCGATAGTAAGTTTCTATCACCCTTTTCCGTAAACGCTAGGAGAAATAATATCAATGCAATGG GTGGTAAACCAGACGATATAACCGTAGTGTTAGCGACCGTAGCTCTGTAG
- the LOC1269418 gene encoding dynein regulatory complex protein 9 produces MCDLSKPNFHSTESSESEDVSDTTTRASTTESHSQLGPKAMFNEMESGMINIVIEEATYKLIVINRDGDKTSAPIVRKPPMHVRFDPSYKNQLLSENMVVDLAMGKMILVKLQNDVSNLRKLLSDTHTEMAEFGTFETLQTFMDNDIQSEQEELILIRDSILNEKKLKILQTQLEGVNRECKNVLKQLDDEIFDLETKLKDARIENDIKTKLVQQWERTRHEQARIIIEGKENELAHTATQTKANIERELRLKSEIDVYINYCIDQISEKIAFWTDKYQREIKALDAQIAEHKDKIVNLKVQFEEMTILFKHREKDLKICAEFMKEREQQLALANKQMRSAIKIQSWWRGTMVRKGLGQFKRKKKQKPQKAPKKGKKGK; encoded by the exons ATGTGTGATCTATCGAAGCCTAATTTTCATTCGACCGAATCGTCCGAGAGTGAAGATGTTAGCGACACCACAACTAGAG CATCGACGACCGAATCTCACAGTCAGCTCGGCCCGAAAGCCATGTTCAACGAGATGGAAAGTGGTATGATAAACATCGTAATCGAGGAAGCGACGTACAAGCTGATCGTCATCAACCGGGATGGGGACAAAACGAGCGCCCCGATCGTACGGAAGCCGCCGATGCACGTCCGCTTCGATCCGTCGTACAAGAACCAGCTGCTAAGCGAAAACATGGTCGTCGATTTggcgatgggaaaaatgattcTCGTAAAGCTGCAGAATGATGT CTCCAATTTACGCAAGCTGCTTTCGGACACGCACACGGAGATGGCGGAGTTTGGTACGTTCGAGACTCTGCAAACCTTCATGGACAACGACATCCAAAGCGAACAGGAGGAGCTAATTCTGATCCGGGACAGTATCTTGAATGAGAAAAAGCTGAAAATACTGCAAACCCAGCTCGAGGGCGTCAATCGTGAGTGCAAGAACGTGCTGAAGCAGCTCGACGACGAAATATTCGACCTGGAGACGAAGCTCAAGGACGCACGGATTGAGAACGACATCAAGACGAAGCTGGTCCAGCAGTGGGAGCGTACCCGGCACGAGCAGGCGCGCATCATCATCGAGGGCAAGGAGAACGAACTGGCGCACACGGCCACACAGACGAAAGCGAACATCGAGCGCGAGTTGCGGCTGAAAAGCGAAATCGATG TGTACATCAACTACTGCATCGATCAGATCAGTGAAAAGATCGCCTTCTGGACGGATAAGTACCAGCGGGAGATAAAGGCGCTGGATGCACAGATTGCCGAGCACAAGGACAAGATCGTGAACCTGAAGGTGCAGTTCGAGGAGATGACGATACTGTTCAAGCATCGCGAGAAGGATCTGAAAATTTGTGCCGAGTTTATGAAGGAGCGGGAGCAGCAGCTGGCACTCGCCAACAAGCAGATGCGTTCGGCGATCAAGATCCAGTCCTGGTGGCGCGGCACGATGGTGCGCAAGGGGTTGGGACAGTTTAAGCgcaagaaaaagcaaaagccCCAGAAGGCAccgaagaagggaaagaagggaaagtaA
- the LOC133391843 gene encoding uncharacterized protein LOC133391843 — MRFLIVLAMLAAVAVANPLISIRVNVESPDGEVRPPGPPGPPPPPPPPPGPGPDPEQPPPQPYSPNQLKRDVLPTDADVVFPANEPNPAGTLVNIEVFVDNQRQGNVPIIPDYPPPQPY; from the coding sequence ATGCGCTTCCTAATCGTGCTGGCCATGCTGGCAGCGGTGGCCGTCGCCAACCCGCTGATTAGCATTCGAGTCAACGTGGAAAGCCCGGACGGTGAGGTTCGTCCACCGGGACCGCccgggccgccgccgccgccaccaccaccgcccggtCCGGGACCGGATCCGGAGCAGCCGCCACCACAGCCCTACAGCCCGAACCAGCTGAAACGTGACGTGCTGCCGACCGACGCGGACGTGGTCTTCCCCGCTAACGAACCGAACCCGGCCGGAACGCTGGTCAACATTGAGGTATTCGTTGACAACCAGCGCCAGGGCAATGTACCGATCATCCCGGACTATCCGCCACCCCAGCCCTACTGA
- the LOC1269420 gene encoding uncharacterized protein LOC1269420 isoform X1 encodes MEAKVNYIKTRLVQQVLTSHECFRGMEVVRSDLHTPKHLDGFMSAIHQLTLTLRHSASGESTVPLLVKVMKGDELFRKQNLAHVLFPNEINIYANVLPQFDAFLAEAGSELRATRWCPRVYLSTMGQFREYSELFETFLVMENVTPRGFRTGPRLDLDEAHLTLMVEIIARYHACSYALRIKDPPALDRLVERIVPLNFLQDGKVFFESYDVVFRLAAERLFAYVDAVPAELDSERFRQHVHTLRTKYGPNQSELMQKFLHRDPTYSVILHGDYNRNNVLFRYDDGQRPVEVLMIDFQENRYGSPALDLSFLMYMNMTPELRERFWEELLRRYHRQLMGTLCAVLHCEESDPRLEPYREASFRAHFARFALYGAMVALNFIPSMMSSEEEVIEVSGYFEQDIHCEGFRRCALAMGGDVVNRRITAVMRHASKMGYMDVM; translated from the exons ATGGAGGCAAAAGTGAACTACATCAAAACGCGGCTCGTGCAGCAGGTGCTGACCAGCCACGAATGCTTCCGTGGGATGGAAGTCGTGCGCAGTGACCTGCACACCCCGAAACATCTCGACGGGTTCATGTCCGCCATCCATCAATTGACGCTGACCTTGCGCCACAGTGCAAGTGG GGAATCCACCGTTCCGCTGCTGGTGAAGGTGATGAAGGGGGACGAGCTGTTCCGCAAGCAAAACCTTGCCCACGTCCTCTTCCCGAACGAGATCAACATCTACGCGAACGTGCTGCCCCAGTTTGATGCGTTTCTCGCCGAAGCTGGCTCGGAGCTGCGGGCAACGCGCTGGTGCCCCCGGGTGTATCTCAGCACGATGGGCCAGTTCCGCGAGTACAGCGAACTGTTCGAAACGTTCCTCGTGATGGAAAACGTGACACCGCGAGGTTTCCGTACTGGGCCGCGGCTAGATCTGGACGAGGCACATCTGACGCTGATGGTGGAGATCATCGCCCGCTATCACGCTTGCTCGTACGCGCTGCGCATCAAAGACCCGCCCGCCCTGGACCGGCTCGTGGAGCGCATTGTGCCGTTGAACTTCCTGCAGGATGGGAAGGTATTTTTCGAAAGCTACGACGTAGTGTTCCGGCTCGCAGCGGAGCGTCTGTTTGCGTACGTTGATGCGGTTCCTGCGGAGCTGGACAGTGAGCGGTTCCGGCAGCACGTGCACACCCTGCGCACCAAGTATGGGCCGAATCAGTCCGAGCTGATGCAGAAATTTCTGCACCGTGATCCCACCTACTCGGTCATCCTGCACGGTGACTACAATCGGAACAATGTACTGTTTCGGTACGACGACGGGCAGCGTCCGGTCGAGGTGCTGATGATCGACTTCCAGGAGAATCGGTACGGATCGCCCGCCCTCGATCTGTCGTTCCTCATGTACATGAACATGACGCCGGAACTGCGCGAACGGTTCTGGGAGGAGCTGCTGCGTCGCTACCATCGGCAGCTGATGGGTACGCTGTGCGCGGTGCTGCACTGTGAAGAGTCGGATCCGCGCCTGGAACCGTACCGCGAGGCTAGCTTTCGCGCACACTTTGCCCGCTTTGCGCTGTACGGTGCAATGGTGGCGCTCAACTTTATACCGTCGATGATGAGCAGCGAGGAGGAGGTGATCGAGGTAAGCGGTTACTTCGAGCAGGATATACACTGCGAAGGCTTCCGGCGGTGTGCGCTGGCGATGGGAGGTGATGTGGTGAACCGGCGTATAACGGCCGTAATGCGGCACGCTAGCAAAATGGGTTACATGGACGTGATGTGA
- the LOC1269420 gene encoding uncharacterized protein LOC1269420 isoform X2 codes for MKGDELFRKQNLAHVLFPNEINIYANVLPQFDAFLAEAGSELRATRWCPRVYLSTMGQFREYSELFETFLVMENVTPRGFRTGPRLDLDEAHLTLMVEIIARYHACSYALRIKDPPALDRLVERIVPLNFLQDGKVFFESYDVVFRLAAERLFAYVDAVPAELDSERFRQHVHTLRTKYGPNQSELMQKFLHRDPTYSVILHGDYNRNNVLFRYDDGQRPVEVLMIDFQENRYGSPALDLSFLMYMNMTPELRERFWEELLRRYHRQLMGTLCAVLHCEESDPRLEPYREASFRAHFARFALYGAMVALNFIPSMMSSEEEVIEVSGYFEQDIHCEGFRRCALAMGGDVVNRRITAVMRHASKMGYMDVM; via the coding sequence ATGAAGGGGGACGAGCTGTTCCGCAAGCAAAACCTTGCCCACGTCCTCTTCCCGAACGAGATCAACATCTACGCGAACGTGCTGCCCCAGTTTGATGCGTTTCTCGCCGAAGCTGGCTCGGAGCTGCGGGCAACGCGCTGGTGCCCCCGGGTGTATCTCAGCACGATGGGCCAGTTCCGCGAGTACAGCGAACTGTTCGAAACGTTCCTCGTGATGGAAAACGTGACACCGCGAGGTTTCCGTACTGGGCCGCGGCTAGATCTGGACGAGGCACATCTGACGCTGATGGTGGAGATCATCGCCCGCTATCACGCTTGCTCGTACGCGCTGCGCATCAAAGACCCGCCCGCCCTGGACCGGCTCGTGGAGCGCATTGTGCCGTTGAACTTCCTGCAGGATGGGAAGGTATTTTTCGAAAGCTACGACGTAGTGTTCCGGCTCGCAGCGGAGCGTCTGTTTGCGTACGTTGATGCGGTTCCTGCGGAGCTGGACAGTGAGCGGTTCCGGCAGCACGTGCACACCCTGCGCACCAAGTATGGGCCGAATCAGTCCGAGCTGATGCAGAAATTTCTGCACCGTGATCCCACCTACTCGGTCATCCTGCACGGTGACTACAATCGGAACAATGTACTGTTTCGGTACGACGACGGGCAGCGTCCGGTCGAGGTGCTGATGATCGACTTCCAGGAGAATCGGTACGGATCGCCCGCCCTCGATCTGTCGTTCCTCATGTACATGAACATGACGCCGGAACTGCGCGAACGGTTCTGGGAGGAGCTGCTGCGTCGCTACCATCGGCAGCTGATGGGTACGCTGTGCGCGGTGCTGCACTGTGAAGAGTCGGATCCGCGCCTGGAACCGTACCGCGAGGCTAGCTTTCGCGCACACTTTGCCCGCTTTGCGCTGTACGGTGCAATGGTGGCGCTCAACTTTATACCGTCGATGATGAGCAGCGAGGAGGAGGTGATCGAGGTAAGCGGTTACTTCGAGCAGGATATACACTGCGAAGGCTTCCGGCGGTGTGCGCTGGCGATGGGAGGTGATGTGGTGAACCGGCGTATAACGGCCGTAATGCGGCACGCTAGCAAAATGGGTTACATGGACGTGATGTGA
- the LOC1269416 gene encoding SCY1-like protein 2: MDAINKIYSSVSQTVSTLSAVFLGNPLTKDYDIAEHIGSAGTELVWKIYTGSKRTTKEVASIFVFDKKQLELFTKDEREEICENIRRGVVQLTKIRHPQVLTVQHAMEESRDTIAFATEPVVASLANLLGNTTNVSNTGLLAEYKLSEFDTKFGIFELIKGIRFLHDEVQLVHRHLCTENIIVNKQGVWKLFGFGFCWSKRAPGTPVGNHPFKSRLLGNPGSKWTAPELILENTCNDSTDIYSLGILIYTIYTRENIPSPDASSDLYGYKQSVTKLSNQGPPKLTAIPESLRSEVKKMLSVNPQARPTLQSLTQISYFCDQYVQCLDSLETLFPKDNLEKSEFYKRLATIIGDIPHRVRLYRILPLLVKEFVNCSMIPFVLTNILTITASCTRAEYMQHVSSHLRPVMLLDEPVQIMLIFFQNLDVLLKVCPSEEIRASVLPLVYKALESKSQQIQELCLSIIPSVVVHLDKATIKGGLVPRIKTLCSGTNLVSVRVKCLLCLGQLAPKIDKWVMIDDIVSYLPSVNCREPAVIMAIVGVYKISFNTDGLGIPKDVLACKVLPHLFPMTIVNGLSLQQFNAIIALIKEFTRKIEDEQGDKLGSKAGSISSSTSSSSSLQEKQQSELQQSFGSLGFGSGNDLYGDFMQSPASTVPKQTAQSTAQQQQQQQQQQRKAGGGPMKLQLKPLQPQSNLNWSVSPMATTAKENSNNYNLFTQQQQQQNASSTLQNKVHPPPAIAMPMMPAPAAAPTASMASNMWMNNNGSTGVTKRLELTSPTNSSSSNPYGQLQPLIPTPSQMGGKASAKSATSPMLSKEDIMEFLQK, from the exons ATGGATGCCATAAACAAGATTTATTCGTCCGTTTCACAGACGGTCTCCACCCTGTCCGCCGTATTCCTGGGGAATCCTCTCACCAAGGACTATGATATCGCGGAACATATTGGATCCGCAGGGACAG AGCTAGTGTGGAAAATCTACACCGGCAGCAAACGCACGACGAAGGAGGTGGCCTCCATATTTGTGTTCGACAAGAAGCAGCTAGAGCTGTTTACCAAAGACGAGCGGGAAGAGATCTGCGAAAACATACGGCGCGGCGTGGTACAGCTGACGAAGATACGCCACCCGCAGGTACTGACGGTGCAGCACGCGATGGAGGAAAGCCGCGATACGATCGCATTCGCCACCGAGCCCGTCGTGGCCAGCCTGGCCAATCTGCTCGGCAACACGACGAACGTTTCCAACACCGGGCTGCTGGCGGAGTACAAGCTGTCCGAGTTCGACACCAAGTTTGGCATCTTCGAGCTGATCAAGGGCATCCGGTTTCTGCACGATGAGGTGCAGCTGGTGCACCGGCATCTCTGCACGGAAAACATCATCGTCAACAAGCAGGGCGTGTGGAAGCTGTTTGGGTTTGGATTTTGCTGGAGCAAACGGGCGCCCGGGACGCCGGTGGGGAACCATCCCTTCAAAAGCCGGCTGTTAGGCAACCCGGGCTCGAAGTGGACGGCTCCGGAGTTGATACTGGAAAACACCTGTAACGATTCGACCGATATTTATTCTTTAG gtattttaatttatacaaTTTATACACGGGAAAACATTCCCTCCCCTGACGCATCGTCGGATCTGTACGGGTACAAGCAGTCCGTCACCAAGCTTAGCAATCAAGGACCACCGAAGCTGACCGCGATCCCGGAATCGCTGCGATCGGAGGTGAAGAAAATGCTTAGCGTCAATCCTCAGGCTCGACCGACGCTGCAGTCGTTAACTCAG ATTTCATACTTCTGTGACCAATATGTGCAATGTTTAGACAGTTTGGAAACGCTATTTCCGAAGGATAACTTAGAAAAGTCCGAATTCTACAAGCGGCTCGCCACCATCATCGGCGACATTCCGCACCGCGTGCGGCTGTATCGCATCCTGCCCCTGCTGGTGAAAGAGTTCGTCAACTGTTCGATGATACCGTTCGTGCTGACGAACATTCTCACCATCACGGCGAGCTGTACGAGGGCCGAGTACATGCAGCACGTCAGTTCCCATCTGCGGCCGGTCATGCTGCTGGACGAGCCGGTTCAAATAATGCTGATCTTTTTCCAAAACCTCGACGTGCTGCTGAAGGTGTGCCCGTCGGAGGAGATACGGGCGAGCGTGCTGCCGCTCGTCTACAAAGCGCTCGAATCGAAATCGCAACAAATCCAGGAGCTTTGCCTTTCGATCATCCCGTCCGTGGTGGTGCATCTGGACAAGGCCACGATCAAGGGTGGGCTGGTGCCGCGCATTAAGACGCTCTGCTCCGGCACGAACCTGGTGTCGGTGCGGGTGAAATGTTTGCTCTGCCTGGGGCAGCTGGCACCGAAAATCGACAAGTGGGTCATGATCGACGATATCGTGTCGTACCTTCCGTCCGTGAATTGTCGCGAGCCGGCCGTCATCATGGCGATTGTTG GTGTCTATAAAATATCGTTCAACACGGATGGGCTAGGCATACCGAAGGATGTGCTTGCTTGTAAGGTGCTACCCCATCTCTTCCCGATGACCATCGTGAATGGGCTTTCGCTGCAGCAGTTCAATGCCATCATTGCACTGATCAAGGAGTTTACGCGCAAGATTGAGGACGAGCAGGGGGATAAGCTGGGTAGCAAGGCGGGTTCCATCTCGTccagtaccagcagcagtagcagcttgCAGGAAAAACAGCAATCCGAACTGCAGCAGTCCTTTGGTAGCTTAGGGTTTGGTAGTGGCAACGATCTGTATGGGGATTTTATGCAATCACCAGCGTCAACAGTTCCCAAACAAACAGCTCAATCGacggcacagcagcagcagcaacaacaacaacaacagcggaaAGCAGGTGGCGGCCCAATGAAGCTACAACTGAAACCACTTCAACCCCAAAG caATTTGAATTGGAGCGTATCTCCGATGGCAACGACAGCAAaggaaaacagcaacaactacAATCTATttacacagcaacagcagcaacagaatgcTTCCTCCACGCTACAAAACAAAGTCCATCCTCCGCCGGCCATTGCAATGCCCATGATGCcggcgccagcagcagcacccacaGCATCCATGGCCTCCAACATGTGGATGAACAACAATGGCTCGACGGGGGTAACGAAGCGGCTCGAGCTGACCTCACcgaccaacagcagcagcagcaacccgtACGGCCAATTGCAACCGCTCATTCCCACTCCCTCGCAGATGGGCGGCAAGGCGTCGGCCAAATCGGCCACCAGTCCAATGCTCTCGAAGGAGGACATTATGGAGTTTTTGCAAAAGTAA
- the LOC1269419 gene encoding cytochrome P450 4C1, protein MCLPNATMIVLVFIGVFALVYYVNFRRTRKRLYELAERIPGPFDYPLIGSMLLTIGKSPLELVTHLMELMHHLPSPMRAWLGPFLLVVVDRPEMVQDVLSSPDCVQKPFMYDFFRLSKGLFGAPADQWKRHRKLLNASFSPAALKSFVPTLNAKADQFTRELAGKVSGECFDVHRLLARYTLVTISSTTLGADLSVEKREVLEEYTSNAIQMFTNCFERIYKAWLHPDCVYRMTAAFREEEIRFKSFKQMSRKIITMRQALLSETKPTKAEYQQDSDPEENQELPKAKIFIERLEEIAHDPANGIDEDGFQQHIDTMMFGGNDTSAQALSNTLLTLGMYPDWQEKVYQEIMDVVPHGPVSYEDLTKLTLLEMFLKETMRLLPITGLIARTPMKEVQAQDVTLPVGCFVLIPFLKMHRDKTIWGPDAETFNPDNFLPERCAQRHPYAFIPFSQGPRNCIGMKYGWLSMKILLCHVVRQYRISTDIKLRDIKLSLSLVMKLNTKHLIRLEQR, encoded by the exons ATGTGTTTACCCAACGCCACCATGATAGTGCTTGTGTTTATCGGCGTGTTCGCCCTGGTGTACTACGTTAACTTTCGCCGTACGCGCAAGCGGCTGTACGAGCTGGCCGAACGGATACCGGGCCCGTTCGACTATCCGCTCATCGGCAGCATGCTGCTCACGATCGGCAAATCTCCGCTCGAGCTGGTAACGCACCTGATGGAGCTGATGCATCACCTTCCGTCGCCGATGCGTGCCTGGCTCGGGCCCTTCCTGCTGGTCGTCGTCGATCGGCCGGAAATGGTGCAGGACGTGCTGAGCTCACCCGACTGCGTGCAGAAACCGTTCATGTACGACTTTTTCCGGCTCAGCAAGGGGCTGTTCGGGGCCCCGGCGGACCAGTGGAAGCGGCATCGCAAGCTGCTCAACGCGTCCTTTTCGCCGGCCGCCCTGAAAAGCTTCGTGCCGACGCTTAACGCCAAGGCGGACCAATTTACCCGCGAGCTTGCGGGCAAAGTGTCGGGCGAGTGTTTCGATGTGCATCGGCTGCTGGCCCGCTACACGCTGGTCACCATCTCGTCCACCACGCTCGGGGCGGACCTGAGCGTCGAAAAGCGGGAAGTGCTGGAGGAATACACCAGCAACGCTATACA AATGTTTACCAACTGCTTTGAGCGTATCTACAAGGCCTGGCTCCATCCAGATTGTGTCTACCGCATGACGGCGGCCTTCCGGGAGGAGGAGATCCGATTCAAGAGCTTCAAACAGATGTCACGAAAG ATAATAACCATGCGACAGGCCCTGCTGAGCGAGACCAAACCAACGAAGGCCGAATACCAGCAGGACTCCGATCCGGAGGAAAACCAGGAGCTGCCCAAGGCGAAAATCTTCATCGAGCGGCTGGAGGAGATCGCACACGACCCGGCCAACGGTATCGACGAGGACGgcttccagcagcacatcgATACGATGATGTTCGGTGGCAACGATACGTCCGCCCAGGCCCTCTCCAACACCCTGCTCACGCTCGGCATGTACCCGGACTGGCAGGAGAAGGTGTACCAGGAAATCATGGATGTCGTACCGCACGGTCCAGTCTCGTACGAGGATCTCACCAAGCTGACGCTGCTGGAGATGTTCCTGAAGGAAACGATGCGTCTGCTGCCCATTACGGGCCTGATCGCCCGCACGCCGATGAAGGAGGTGCAGGCGCAGGACGTCACCCTCCCGGTCGGCTGCTTCGTGCTGATTCCCTTCCTGAAGATGCACCGCGACAAAACGATCTGGGGCCCGGACGCGGAAACCTTCAACCCCGACAACTTCCTGCCGGAACGGTGCGCCCAGCGCCATCCGTACGCGTTCATCCCGTTTAGTCAGGGACCGCGGAACTGTATCGGCATGAAGTATGGCTGGCTGTCGATGAAGATCTTGCTGTGCCATGTCGTGCGCCAGTATCGCATCTCCACCGACATCAAGCTGCGCGATATTAAGCTCTCCCTCTCGCTGGTGATGAAGCTCAACACGAAACATCTGATACGGTTGGAGCAACGGTGA
- the LOC1269421 gene encoding uncharacterized protein LOC1269421 has translation MNDTTNKEAYVRDVLIPGMVARGQLSFTEPVPAGVKTRLKSVEVKPLVTNGFMLTIPFVVTVVLEREGSAQGKEAPEPETLHLIVKITPDCNKEMYESCQFETLFENEMVAYTEIIPALGKAELYPRYYHCERKPAEALMVMSDFSFSGWKMAPMVVNLPMDYIMLAVTELGRFHGECYGLKVAHRPQFDSMIAKFKESRYAADITDHTWKAVMTVAPMRAIKALKESRFKGLVPAGYLEKLARLFQDPWEHAKGKVKPREPLAVICHGDYLRNNMAFRYADAKNPARPTQVMMFDFQTLRYASPMIDYAAFLANSTGYAEREHHFDTIFRTYHGALVQTVATVVGVPEPADLPPYFSYESFHRELAEYYSYGFNIASAFLMILHEPMEISFTENIFTEEESVADAWKRGGEPLDRELAAMVYEMYRLHSQYGLDPV, from the exons ATGAATGATACAACGAACAAGGAAGCGTACGTGCGGGATGTGCTGATACCGGGGATGGTGGCACGCGGCCAGCTTTCATTCACCGAGCCGGTTCCGGCAGGCGTTAAGACGCGGCTCAAATCGGTCGAAGTTAAGCCGCTCGTCACAAATGGATTCATGCTGACGATACCGTTCGTGGTAACCGTGGTGCTGGAGCGGGAAGGCTCTGCGCAGGGCAAGGAAGCCCCGGAACCGGAAACACTGCATCTGATAGTGAAG ATAACGCCCGATTGCAACAAGGAGATGTACGAGAGCTGTCAATTCGAGACACTGTTCGAGAATGAAATGGTCGCTTACACGGAAATCATCCCCGCTCTCGGAAAGGCAGAGCTGTATCCTAG GTACTATCACTGCGAGCGGAAACCAGCGGAAGCATTAATGGTAATGAGcgatttttccttttccggCTGGAAAATGGCCCCGATGGTCGTCAACCTGCCAATGGATTACATTATGCTCGCCG TGACCGAGCTGGGGCGCTTCCATGGCGAATGTTACGGCTTGAAGGTGGCGCACCGCCCCCAGTTCGACAGCATGATTGCAAAGTTTAAGGAATCTCGCTACGCCGCCGACATTACGGACCACACGTGGAAAGCGGTCATGACCGTTGCACCGATGCGTGCCATCAAAGCCCTGAAGGAGAGCCGGTTCAAGGGCCTGGTGCCGGCGGGCTACCTGGAAAAGCTGGCCCGCCTGTTCCAGGATCCGTGGGAGCACGCGAAGGGTAAGGTGAAGCCGCGCGAACCGCTCGCCGTCATTTGCCATGGCGACTATCTGCGCAACAACATGGCGTTCCGGTACGCAGATGCGAAG AACCCAGCCCGACCCACTCAAGTGATGATGTTTGACTTTCAAACGCTGCGCTACGCATCACCGATGATCGATTATGCTGCCTTCCTTGCCAACTCGACCGGGTACGCCGAGCGGGAGCACCATTTCGATACCATCTTCCGCACCTATCACGGTGCGCTGGTACAGACGGTGGCCACCGTCGTCGGCGTTCCCGAGCCCGCCGATCTGCCACCGTACTTCAG CTACGAATCATTCCATCGCGAGCTGGCCGAATACTACTCGTACGGCTTCAACATTGCGTCCGCGTTCCTGATGATACTGCACGAACCGATGGAGATATCATTCACCGAAAACATCTTCACCGAGGAGGAATCGGTAGCCGATGCGTGGAAGCGGGGCGGCGAACCACTCGACCGGGAGCTGGCGGCGATGGTGTACGAGATGTACCGGCTCCACTCCCAGTACGGGCTCGATCCGGTGTGA